From the genome of Opisthocomus hoazin isolate bOpiHoa1 chromosome 4, bOpiHoa1.hap1, whole genome shotgun sequence:
TATGTATCATCTCAGCACggccttttttattgttttttatttattcatattcATACAACCTCTGGACCCTGCACTTGAACAGAAAGGCAGAGATTTCCTATTACACATTGCTTCGGCACTTTTGCCCAGCTGCAATTTGCTCAAGAGCTCACAAAAATCTATTGCAGGCAATGTTGTATCAACTCTATACTTACAACACATCTGGGTTTGGATGCTAAAAATctgctttcaaaaacatttaTAATGTAATGACTTATCAGAAAAAGCATAGGCTGCTACGACCATTTGATtcaggcagggaagggaagatgTTCAACTAGCCTGCTCAAAAAAGCATTCATACTTTCAATTTCAGGCAAGTAGTAATGATGTTAATTTAACAATATAAAAGCATTCCAAGTATCCATGCTTGTATGTAGCAATAGCATCACGGCACTGGCAGATACCGATCACTGCATTCACAAACGCTAAAGAAAACATGAACAAGCAAAATCTTCACTTCCATTTTGAACCAGTCCTGCTTTccctgaaaaaaagtaaaaacataaaACCTCCTCTCAGAGCACCACAGACACATACCTGAAGCAGAATTGTATTTCCTTCGTAGTCTTGCGTTTGCCACCTGGTGCTACTGATGGGAATACACGGGTTAGGCAGGAGAGGCACCAGCTGCCCCATTTCTTGCACCTTGAACTGCAGGGCTGAGGACTCCTTCGGCTCAGCAACCACCCCGATGGGCAGCTGCTTCAAGCAGAGCTGCACGGCAAGATTTCGGGTCGCATACAACACAAAGATGCAGAAGTTACTTTTCTGCACAGTTGCTTCTTTCTGTAGGATCATCTCGTAGAGTCTCACTGCATCCTCGTAGTTATCGAAACTGCAGTAGAGGGTGACACGCAGGATTTCGGGGCCACAATGCACCCGCCTGATTCCCCAAACAGGCATCTGGTCCTCCAGGCTGTAGAAGTCCTGGTGAGCTGGGGCATAGGGGTGGCTTCGCCCATTAGCAATCTGGGCACACTGGTAGCGCCAGGGCGGACGCTGGAAGTGCTCGTGGACCTGGAAAATCCGTTCTTCTCCCAAGTCCTCGTGTAGAAAAAGGAGAACTGATATTCCGGGAAAGCCGCAGCTTCCCTTACGATATCTCTCATAGTATTTCAGTGGAGTAACTCGCTCAGACACCAGGAAAAGGCGAATGTCCAGGCAGATCCACTCTAAAAGCCGATCCAGAGTTTGCTGCAGAAGCAAAGAGCATCCCGAATTGGCAAGCAGATGCACAGTCATCAGAGAGTCTGTGCCGTCGTCCATTGCAAAGGttcctagtaaaaaaaaaaaaccagacaaattggtgcctttcctctccttctcctaCTACTGGAGCCTCAGTAACATGAGGGGGGTACTCTAAGGCTTCGACAGAATGAATTCAATCTTCTACAGGCTTTGTAATAGCTCGACGGAGTACGCAGGCACGCACAGTGAATGTACACGAGGAGGCAGGCTAAGAGTGACAAGGCATTAGGTGACCCGTCCCGGGTCACTGGCAtcacagcagagctcagctgaGGGGTCATTTTCCGACTCCAAGACTCCAGCTCGGGTCACCATGTACATGTGACCGACGCGTCCAGAAACACCTCTGTGCCCTTCTGCTCCTGCCCTTCACAGCACAGAGCAGCGGGGATGCCGAGTACTGAAACACAAAAGCAGCGGTTCTCCAAGATGAGACGATGTTCTCAGCACACTTGCTGTCAGCAGTGGAAACGCACGCCCCGGATCCGGCCGAGTCCCGCCGCCGCGCATCTCGCCGCGATCGCCGCCTTTTGCAAGGGCGATGTGGCCCTTGTGTTTGAAAACCTCAGCGTGTTTTCTGGCAGTCAGCAGGCTGGCTTTAGCTCGTTGTAAAAAGCTTGTGATCTTTGCGAGTCACACCCTTCTGGGGCATACAGATAAGCTATTCTTTAAatacaaggaaggaaaacagactaacaaaaggaaaaaaacccctgtgaacACAGCAGATAACAATGAGGGCAGATATGAATCAGCCTCGGGGAAGTGGAGCTTTGGGAAAAAACCTCCGCTCCTCGTTACGCATTTCACAATGCAGGTAGCTCGCTGCCTAGCTGGAAGCCAGGCCCTGGGTTATTATACATAGCCTGTAAAAGCTGCCTgcttgcctcttttcctcctctgttttcaTTAATGCCGAGATACCCATGCAATCAGCACCCttaagcaatctttttttttcccttgctccttGGGTTGACATATTGGTACTTCCTTTAGCTTACTGTGTAGGCTACAACAGGAATGCTGAACACACACCTCTTTCCAGGCCTCTTCCAGCGTCTCGACAATAAACCGCACTGTCCCTTCATCTCCTTATTTTGCCAACCCAGGAGCAACACACCCAAGCCAAGCCAACCCCCACTTTCTGTAGGACCTGCtgcccccactgcagccagtatTTAAACCAAAACTGGGGCCTCCGACGATGTACCCAGCTCCAGCTAATTCAGAGCAACACCTCTCTCTCTGCTGACGTACCAGTTTCCCTCTCCAACAGCCGAGCACACAAAGCAGTGGTTTACCATGCAGAAATCCCAGCATCAATCAGAGTCTGTTATTCAAAActctgaactatttttttttgttttaatacaaccCTAGCTTTACATTCAACTGAGCAGTCTCCCAGGTCTAAAGGCACAAGTAGCGGTGCCTCGGTTTCCTTTCTGTCGAAGATCACTCTCCTCGGTAGCAACACACATTCACGCTTTAAAACCGCACTGACACCAACGTACAATAAGAATGAAAGGGCTGactagaaaatgaggaaaaaaaattaatttgcacTGACAGAGACAAACGCACCCGCAACTCTTCCGACCAAGTAACAGCAACTGGTGGGAGGGGAGACAAAAAATCCAGCCTTCGGACAATGGCAGGAAGAGCACGAAGAGAAGAGTGCAAGTGctgaaaacattaaaatgcttTAGATGAGCTCTGAACAGCACAATTTCACTGAAATATGGAAAAGGAAATGATTCATCAACtctctgctgcagggcaggggcaAGCAGTAAGCTGCTTTCCTGCACGTGAGGAAGAGGGGAATCTGGCCTGCGCAAGAAAACCCGATCTCAGCGAGTCCATCGGGGCTCGGTTTGCAGCTGGAAGCAGGAGCTGCACCCCGGGGTCCCTGCCCGGGCAGGAGGTGACGCTGCTGGGCACGGCCAAGAtgcccggcacagcccggcgGCCGCGTGCCGAAGCAAggcacccccccagcaccaccgCGGGGTCCGGCACTCGAGCGGGGACCGGCCAGAGTCCACGGGGCGAACATGAGCGACACAAACACGGCGTGGGGGAGCAGCCCTCACCCCGCGCACGCTGCGCGGGACGCGGCAGGCGCCCCAGGCGAAGGTGTTGCcagggaaggaaacagaaaacgCTGTGCGGCAGCACGGAAACCCGCAGCGCATCTGTGTCTTGAGTACGGTGTGCTGTTCCAGCTGCCCTTTATTAAACTGAATGTTGAGATTTAAGGAAAAAGAAGCAAGATgagtaatgaaagaaaagcagctgcttgCATGAGAGGAACAAGCAGACAAGGcccttcagcctggagaaggaacCGTGGCAGGATATGCTGGGGATCTATACGGTTAGGAATGGCATCAGGAGACTAAAAGGGCAGTCACAGGTTAAAGTACCCTCCAGAAAAGCGACAGGGGGGGGGGttgtgtggggggggggtggtggtgggggggtggaTAAACTGCAGCTAGCAACACCCATTTCCAAACAAGGAAACGCTTCTCCACATAAGTCCTTAAGCCAGCCACAAGGCAACGTGGTACCAGCAGGTTTTTGGGATTCGGAAGGTGGCTGAGCACAGGCACAGCTGTAGGATTTACCAGACTGCTAGGGGCTGGGGGCCGTGCTGCAAAGCCTCTGAAAACACAGAGCATATGGGTCTGCTGGATCGCAGAGCACTTGCTCCAGCGTGCCCTCCCCTCCCGCGAACAggctctccccctccccgggggatCACCCCCTTGGGCTGCTCCCCTGCCGCAGTCCCAGTATCTGCCCTGTTCCCACGCATCAGAGGACCCCATAACTCCTCCATCAGCAAACCGTTCCCCCTCCGGTCGCTGCTCTCCTTGCGCAGCCCCATCGATCACTACAGGCTGGCGCAGCTCtcggcccccagccccactcgcGCGGCATCAGCTCGGCTGTTTAACTCCCATGGGGGCCGCAGCATCGTGAAGAAGATAAAGTACCAGCAACATGAACTCCTGCAAAGCAGCTGTAAAGAGCAAGGGCTGGCGAGCCAGGAGGAGCAGGCGTTAGGAAACGATGCAGACACCACGTCTCCCTCCAGCTCCCTGGAGGTTTCCAGATGGGCAGGTGACTCCCACAGAAACTGCCGAAGGTGACCAGCATCTCTCCTGTGCAGAGCCGGGATCTGATGTAGCTGCCATCCATTTCCAGTGTCACCAGGTTTTACAACAGCCAAGAAACTGACCCTACACACAAAAAGGGCCAAATCCTGAACCCTGCCACCATGCTGCATTTCTCCTGTGATCCAGCACGCTTGCTGGGGTGGAACGGGGAAGCAGTCTCAGCTGTGAGCTGTATCTGATGGACCTGCCTGGAGAACAGTTTTAGGCCTGGTTCTTAGACCCGTAagttctccagcagctccaggtcagGGAAGCCCATCACTCCTACCACGAGAAGCACGAGACAAACCGAACATCAGCTTTGCCTGAGCCCTCCTTCGGAGGGCAGCCCCACCACCCTGGCTAAGCACTGTCCAGTAGAGGAGAGTTCTGCTCCTCTTCCACCTTGCTTTGACTTCTAAATGTCCACGGGGAAAGGCTCAAACCCAGGCTCTGCAACCTCAGACACAGGTATTCTCATGCCCTCACTTTATCTCCAATGCATTTCACCCCAAACCTTGGGGCAAAGCCAGGATGCCATGGCACTCACTGCTGCAGCCTGGATAGTTTAGATCTCTGTCTACTGCTTTTcccagaggcaccaagaaggagGTCTTGGGTGGGAAAGCGATGACTGCCATCAGAACAAAGCACTGGCTTTTGCTGGATCTTGTAAGAAAGGGAAAGTGCTGGTTTCACTCGATCCCTGAATGTAAGGAGTCCTtgccttcctctcctcttccccttcccccagctttCCCGTCTGGCTGCCAAACGAGAAAGCACATTATTCATAGTGACCTACTGAACACGCCAAGAAAGATTCCTGTAAGAGATAAGAAAAATAGCAGTTCAATCTTACATGAAAAGCCGCTCTGCTCTCTGTGTGTGTAATATTCTGATGCAATACTCAAAAAATATATTGGAGCGCCATTCCCATGGGATAGCCACGCAGCAGACTGCTGGGGTACCCCAGCTTTGTGTAAGAGCAGCTCAAATACAAGTATTTGTGTCTACCACCAACATATCCACTAGTAAGCCCTACATAAAATAAAGTCCAAATGTAAACAACTAACGAACACTCCACTGCGTGAAGCCTTAGAGAATATTGTCTGCTACATGTTTAAAGGcaagcaaaataattaaaaattccttttcatAATGAATTCTTAAGATGTGCCTAGTCCTCTGCAGTGCTCAGAGCCCTTCACTCCAGCTGACACCAACAAGACTGATGATGCATCACAGGATTTAATAAGTTCATTGTAGCATCTGTAAGGAAGTTACTTTATAAGGATTTAGACTTTGTATACTAGCACCTAATTAACTTCAGAGAGACCGAGTGTGAATTACCTAAGCAACTTGGGAGCAGACCTCATTAAATCCATGCAGTGTCTCAGGCTTACTAACTTTTAagactttttctttgttttacaccAGTCTCAAGCTTTTCCTAAAATAAGGACAAAAATACTAAATTAACCTGCTAGACAACAATTATCTACAGGATAGACAGTACTGAGACAAAAATCAGGATTAAGGTCTTACTTGAATACAATAAACTTTTCAAAGAGTTTGTCTCTTGCTCCAAACCTTCTGACTCCAATTCATCATCACTTTGGAGGAAAGTGAAACCCCAATgatcaaatgaagaaaaaaatcatctaacCTATTGCATTTATTTAAGTAAACTTCTCTCCCGAATGgttcttgtttcttcttcttaACCAGCTAACAAAAAGTAGGAATCCAGCAAAGGTCTGtcagcagagagacagaaaatacGGAGAGCTCCACCACACACAGTGAATCAGGAtccaagcacacacacacacaaaagggaaaagacaaaaaatacagttcgaaagaggagagggagggggctgcagccggTCCTGCCTCGCAGGGCTACCCGGAGGGCTGGCCCTCGGCTGCTGGGGGACTCGCAGCCCTGGCCTGGCAGCAGCATCGGCGCAGCAGGCTGCGACTGCTCCCGCCGATGGGACCCGCGACTTGAGATTGCTGCCGTGAGAAACTGTGCCAGGAGATGCGCGGACAAGACAGAATCTCAAGActcccaatcttcaaaaagggcaaggaggaggacccaggaaactacaggccggtcagcctcacctccatcccgggaaaggtgatggagcagcttatcctggagatcatcatcaagcaagtggaggaaaagaaggttatcaggagtagtcagcacggattcaccaaggggaaatcatgcctgaccaatctgatagctttctatgatgacatgaccggctgggtagatgaggggagagccgtggatgttatctacctcgacttcagcacggtttctgacactgtctcccataacatcctcctagggaagctcaggaagtatgggctggatgagtggtcggtgaggtggaatgagaactggctgaatggcagaactcagagggttgtcgtcagcgatgctgagtctagttggaggtctgtaactagtgcagtccctcaggggtcagtactgggcccagccttgtttaacttcttcatcaacgacctggatgaagagttagaatgtaccctcagcaagtttgctgatgacacaaaactgggaggtgtggtaaacacaccggaaggctgtgctgccattcagcgtgacctggataggctggaaagttgggcagagaggaacctgattgaagttcaacaaaggcaaatgcagggtcctgcacctgggcaggaacaaccccatgcatcagtacagccttggggtggacctgctggagagcagctctgtggagagggacctgggtgtgctggtggacaacaggttaaccatgagccagcagtgtgccctggctgccaagaaagctaatgggattctggggtgcattaagaagagtgtgggcagcaggtcgagggaggttctccttcccctctacactgccctagtgaggccccatctggagtactgtgtccagttctgggctccccagttcaagaaagatgaagagctactggagaaagtccagcggagggctacaaggatggtgaagggactggagcatctctcctacggggagaggctgagggagctgggcttgttcagcctgaagaagagaaggctatgaggggacctaatatacacttacaaatatctgaagggtgggtgtcaggaggatggggccagactcttttcagtggtgcccagtgacaggacaaggggcaatgggcacaaactgaagcataggaagttccgtctgaacatgaggaagaacttcttccctctgagggtgacagagcactggaacaggctgcccagggaggttgtggagtctccttctctggagatattcaagacctgcctggaaaaggtcctctgcagcctgctgtagatgaccctgcttcggcaggggggttggactagatgatccacagaggtcccttccaaccattctgtgattctgtgaaatgcaaacCAAAATGAGAGATGTTCCTCCTGACACTCGGCCATGGCAGCTGGGGGAACAGGCATCCTTGCGGCAGTGAGGCGCACCGTCAGAGGGATGGCTAGGATCAAACCACATTTTCCCATAGCAACTACATTTAAGAAAGTAAAGCAAGTAAGTTATCCTCAAGTGACAGACTTTGGTGTGAGtacaggctgggagagcagcgCCGAGACACAGAGACGAGAGAGATCGCTGGCAGAAGACCAAACCACAACCCTGCTGAAGCCCGTGCTAAAACTACCGTAGTCTTTGAGGCAACCAAGCTTTTACCACTGGTACCCGACTGATCTCTCAGGAAAAGGAGAGCCTAGACTGAGGACTGAGTTTCCAAATACATACTGACTTCAACAGGATTTCGAAAACCTCCTGTTAAACCGGAGTCATTCCAGCGACACAAGCCAGGCTGACATCACGGCTGCCAACCCCAAACAAGTTCTCGTTCTGCTTAAGCAAAAGGAAAGGCAACGGGGGAGAGAGGATGCTGCTGCAGCCCGTGACAGCGCCAGGTGAGAGCCAGTACTGCCGCCCTCCCTCCATTCCCCGCTTCTGCGCTCCATGGGGTGCACGAGACCTAACAGCAAGCAAGGGCTGGAGAGAGCAAAGAGCCTCTGTGTACCTGAAGCCCGAGTCTGCTTTCCCACTCCTGACGCCGTAAGAGGCCCGACACACACATGGTTATCCAGATACCTCTGACATACCCCGGCTTCCCTCCAGTTCCGCAGCTGGTGGCCCCTGCAGCCACTCACGAGGGAAATCTCGAAGAAAGCATGACCAGCAGCAGGCCAGCTCCAGTCATTCAGCTGGACTGCTTGCTTGAGCCGCACTTCCCAAGCAGTTCGAACATGGGCAAAAGTAGAAAGCCTTCCAAATAAGTGCATGTAACCGaagatgcagaagtttctttgcAGAAACTCCCACATGGTTCAGGTCTGGGTACCAGCAGCCAGGTTCCTGACTGCTACCGGCGGCGTGCCTCAGCTCGCAGCCACGGGCAGAGGCTGCACACCCCAAAAAGCTGTGCAATGTACTTTGTCCTTTACAGCTTCCTATTGGCAACAAATGTGTAGTAAAAAGGCACAGGATGTCCTTGCCTGACTACAGACATCCCACCGCAGCAACAAAGTTTGTGAGATTTGGGTTTACACAACCTGACCGAGGCAGCTTTTCTACTCAGCTCCAACCAAACCTGGGCTATGTGTCCTCAGCAAGTCATGGGGCACTTCCAGACAGATTTTCCCTCAGTTTTCACTTCagttaaaatacttcaaaaaacccaaagcactCCATACACACAAACCAAGACCCACAAAACATAATGACCCAACAGGCGGTTACATCAGAAATTAGTATTAGAAAACTAAGTCAAGTCAACACTACACAGAGCCAAAATCTAGCACCAGCCCGAGATGGTATCTGTGGGAGCCCTCTGCCTGCATCGCCAGCATCAACCCCACTCCCACCCAGGTCAGTGTGGGACAAGGGGGGAGTCAGCTTGCCTACATGTCAATTTAAGTTCCCAGCTTCAGGGACTCATTTCTGAAAGAGTTAACCTAGCAATTTCTACATAAATTACACTTCAAGTAAAAaccttccagaaaaagaaaacaggcacatCTAAACAAAACTGAGACTTGCAGGGCCCAGTGAAACGTTTATTTAATCAGCTTACATTTAGCATTGTTGAAGACAGCTCAAGGCAAAATTCTTGGAAGGCCGGCAGCAGATGCTGAGAGAAACTGCACCCTGCTGAGCGTTAATGAGAGCAAGTCACCAGGAGACAGCGAGCTCGCCAACGAGTCCAAGCTCCAGCTTAAGGAACAAGTCAGACCTACGCGGTGTGAAAGCTTCTCATTACTCCCTTTCCTGAGGGCAACCCTCCTGAGATACGGGATAATGTAACCcgaattctaattaaaaaaaaagtcttggccTGGATCCCACATTATGTTGGAATTGGAGATTCGCATAATTAAGTTGACAACAAATGCTGTGACAGACAAAATGCAGGAGATTATTAGCCTCATCTTTAACAGAATTTGAAAAGAAGCAATATCCAAACACTGAACAATGAGTCTTAGTGGAGGTGTCTTGCAAGGTCTAAAGAAACTCAGGCGTTGCTGGGATTTGGCGCGTGCCATAGCAAACtttggaaagcaaaagctgtacaTGAACTCACAGGCCACAGTAAGGCACAATCAGGCTCTAACACGGCTTCACTTTGAGGCCTTCAGGACTTCCCTTCCCTCTGTGACTTTTTCCTCccaagaacagggctgctgaaggctcctcACGAACAGTGAATGGAAGTTGCACCTACTGGTGGATCCCCCgtccctcccagcttctcctcAGGCAAACAGGAGCGTGTGGCTCCCAGACCATCATCTGTCCAGACAGTTTCCTGGCCTTGCCCACAGTTAACCCAGGTCAGCAGTCCCAGGACTCAAGGAGGTGCAACAGGCCCATCTCTCCTGAAGAGCAATATGCCTCCTTGCTTTGGGCTAGAGCTGCTGAGAGCAGACAGACTATGTCAGGTGGTCTGGAGACCCAGGCAGATATTGCTGTGGTAGTTACAGTCACACCACGTTTGCAAGATTTTCTTTGCAGGCAAAAGCTGTGAAAACGAAGGTCAGATTATGTTTTGTATAAGACTAAAGGACCAGAAGTACCTGCCTGAACTTCACAGCCTTAGCGTGGAATGAGACAGAAGCCTTACACTGCAGAACTGCTGCCCTTGAAAAACTGGCCTTAACTTCAAAGgttgtaaaataaagaaattcaCGTTAGATATAAATACAACGATAAGCTTCTGAAGGCAAGAACCAATGCTCTGTCTTTCCACATACAGGATAATACAGTGTGATCACAACCAAGGCTCCAGGTACTAACCTAATGAGAATAACAACTCAATAATAAAAACAAGAGGGTAAAACACCCACCACACCACCACGCTCACCACTCAAGATGATCCTAACAGCCCACctaaagagaaagcagaactgtCCCCAGGTAATAAGACCACACATATACCAGATTTTCAGAGCACAACTGTTACTGCAGCTAATGTGCAGAAGATGCCAAAGAAGCTAAAAGTGCTTAAAGTGGAGAAGCACAGTGCTTTGAGAACCTGGAGAATCTCTCCTTCCCTTTGGAACAGCATTTTCACTCATATCCGTTATTCACCAGTTCCTCGCTAAAACCTAATTTTTGTGTTGCTCTTCATTTTGCAATGCCATTATTCGCTGAGCAGACTGAGCACAAAACATTATTCCGCGCTGATATTAGTCCATGTCACACCACATGGACCAAACCGACAGACAAGTGCAGAGCAGTGCAGTTTCAGACATCACTCCCTCACCTGGGTTCCAGCTCAGAAAAGACCAACAGTAGGCTTAATTTGAATCCAGACTTCCAAGAAGTAGAGTTTATACTCGCTTCTTTGTGAAATCTGCGTCCCTGGAGGAATGCAGTTCCCAGCTTCAGAGTGCAATGAGCAGCAATTCCTTCAAGGGAACAAGCAACCGAGATCTCTTTCTCCGCCGAGCACCCAGCACCAACTCACACAGCCTGGGACCTGGG
Proteins encoded in this window:
- the FAM124B gene encoding protein FAM124B is translated as MDDGTDSLMTVHLLANSGCSLLLQQTLDRLLEWICLDIRLFLVSERVTPLKYYERYRKGSCGFPGISVLLFLHEDLGEERIFQVHEHFQRPPWRYQCAQIANGRSHPYAPAHQDFYSLEDQMPVWGIRRVHCGPEILRVTLYCSFDNYEDAVRLYEMILQKEATVQKSNFCIFVLYATRNLAVQLCLKQLPIGVVAEPKESSALQFKVQEMGQLVPLLPNPCIPISSTRWQTQDYEGNTILLQVQDSSKPRETNVGLCHQRNSAGNEKILQDSIPAPLPVKRGNPGRRGEEVRAVKDKTKSDQSEALTPVQAGGDLHRHLCSSRSGPAARSWWDATSTSLHRQASLQESHVHRQAAETNVDTGLAVEGPASSCCPLNRFSRDLQSSLLRPRAPTGGAGSTVPTQGRTQLPCAAATRSKGAGQRASGFHLQTPWASPASRAGDDEEEEFFI